One part of the Excalfactoria chinensis isolate bCotChi1 chromosome 8, bCotChi1.hap2, whole genome shotgun sequence genome encodes these proteins:
- the LOC140255846 gene encoding LOW QUALITY PROTEIN: uncharacterized protein (The sequence of the model RefSeq protein was modified relative to this genomic sequence to represent the inferred CDS: deleted 1 base in 1 codon) → MSSSMADANKEQHGMSEDGPMVGRASGQIRSETEGTRAHSHHGSSAATSLGMEMTLSICHLHPAQQWEGCQVEADAECDLFFLCPPERVAVWDAVAAFIRDQLLVHKGVWIPTFGSFDIISKEIRMEDRTVTLCWPVFQLASNLIAMHRLRSRRGSLAVDRKVEALKSSQVAAAASVSWKTAQKCIQSTVSLLSSCLQNGENVAVVLKDVGVLLIDGLTFQMKFYYDFLEKLSGKENFRRAVRKAPSLLDMGVSRVTPVASLVFSGCLVVFPKFQMELVPKLPPLIRRQSSGSFSGSGKATKVETLPPLTGGKKVRFDKTPTFIRRLSTAIVDGGQLRKIKNRLRRESIACSVLPPIRAVHAAPEQPMSCQMLDHEETDNQEGLGRTRRVKFLDEEGEAEEAQHEGALPELQEDETPDKPSRLALRACDSVTLLRKRVEKSREQWEQAKEMAAATSPSRAESSLPKESSTIRSGFLPPIRKETGSPRRQSPKTKAPPRRKSPPNTR, encoded by the exons ATGAGCTCCAGCATGGCTGACGCCAACAAGGAGCAACATGGGATGAGCGAGGATGGCCCCATGGTGGGCCGTGCCTCTGGACAAATACGCAGTGAAACTGAAGGTACACGGGCCCACAGCCACcatgggagcagtgctgcaaccagtcttgggatggagatgacactt tccatctgccacctccatcctgcccagcagtgggagggGTGCCAGGTAGAGGCAGATGCAGAGTGTgacctgtttttcctttgcccTCCAGAGCGAGTTGCCGTCTGGGATGCAGTGGCCGCCTTCATCCGAGATCAGCTCCTGGTGCACAAG GGGGTCTGGATTCCCACCTTCGGCTCCTTTGACATCATCTCCAAGGAGATCAGGATGGAGGACAGGACCGTGACCCTGTGCTGGCCCGTGTTTCAACTGGCCAGCAACCTCATTGCAATGCACCGCCTCAGGTCCCGCAGGGGGTCCCTGGCAG TTGACAGGAAGGTGGAGGCCctgaagagcagccaggtgGCCGCAGCCGCCTCTGTGAGCTGgaagacagcacagaagtgcatcCAAAGCACCGTGTCActgctctccagctgcctgcagaatggggagaACGTGGCTGTGGTTCTGAAGGATGTTGGAGTGCTGCTCATTGACGGGCTGACCTTCCAAATGAAGTTCTATTACGACTTCCTCGAGAAGCTGTCGGGGAaagagaacttcaggagagccgTCCGCAAG GCCCCCTCGCTGCTGGACATGGGGGTGTCCCGCGTGACACCGGTGGCTTCCCTGGTGTTCTCTGGTTGCCTTGTCGTCTTTCCCAA GTTTCAAATGGAGTTGGTCCCCAAACTGCCGCCCCTGATACGCCGCCAGTCCTCCGGGAGCTTCTCTGGGTCAGGGAAAGCAACCAAAGTAGAGACTTTGCCACCTCTTACTGGGGGCAAGAAAG TAAGATTTGACAAGACTCCAACCTTCATCAGACGCCTGAGCACTGCAATTGTTGATGGAGGGCAGTTGCGAAAGATAAAGAACAGACTGCGGAGGGAGAGCATTGCCTGCAG tgttctgccacccatccgggcagtgcatgcagccccagagcagccgATGAGCTGCCAGATGCTGGACCATGAGGAAACGGATAACCAAGAAGGGCTGGGCCGAACAAGACGGGTCAAGTTCCTCGAtgaagaaggagaagcagaggaagcccAGCATGAGGGTGCGCTGCCCGAACTGCAGGAAGATGAGACCCCAGACAAACCATCCAGGCTGGCGCTTCGGGCATGCGACTCGGTGACACTTCTGAGGAAGAGggttgagaagagcagggaacaGTGGGAACAagccaaggaaatggcagcagcaacatccc catctcgtGCTGAGTCCAGCCTACCCAAGGAGTCCTCAACCATCAGATCTGGATTTCTGCCTCCCATAAGGAAAGAAACGGGGTCTCCCAGACGTCAGTCTCCAAAGACCAAAGCCCCACCCCGCAGGAAGAGCCCACCCAACACACGCTGA
- the LOC140255848 gene encoding ciliary microtubule associated protein 1A-like: protein MPASMDGAWVGTWRPHRPRGLISAQFPSPGPQYSIPGTTGYVGHSPTKNRAPAYTFRGTKRPAAESCGPGPCYFVEPAITRNGKYVVPGTHLRGRPTTKTTVTPGPSDYRTEAANRHVFKCPPVQSMAFRREPLRTDRPPGPGTYTLPRVMGPNTAYTSASPCYSMRGRSQRGRFDEDLAKTPGPAALPKVAVDAYKTRAPAYTIAARPKHGEGKAVKPGPADYSVGRVTLIKPQAPASTFGIRHSLYTTPLIVE from the exons ATGCCTGCCAGCATGGACGGAGCTTGGGTGGGGACCTGGAGACCTCATCGTCCACGTGGCCTCATCTCGGCCCAGTTCCCCAGCCCCGGGCCCCAGTACTCCATCCCGGGGACAACAG gTTACGTGGGCCACAGCCCCACCAAAAACCGTGCCCCCGCGTACACCTTTAGAGGGACCAAACGGCCTGcggcagagagctgtgggccaGGTCCCTGCTACTTTGTGGAGCCGGCCATCACTAGGAATGGCAAGTACGTGGTTCCAGGCACCCACCTCCGGGGACGACCCACGACAAAGACCACCGTCACCCCCGGACCAA GTGACTACCGCACCGAAGCTGCCAACAGGCACGTCTTCAAGTGCCCACCGGTGCAGTCCATGGCCTTCCGGCGGGAGCCCCTCCGGACAGACCGCCCTCCAG gtccTGGCACTTACACACTGCCCAGGGTGATGGGGCCCAACACGGCCTACACATCGGCCAGCCCCTGCTACTCCATGAGGGGAAGGAGCCAGCGCGGTCGCTTTGATGAGGACCTTGCCaag ACTCCAGGTCCTGCGGCGCTCCCCAaagtggctgtggatgcctaCAAGACCAGGGCACCTGCATACACCATTGCAGCCCGACCAAAACATGGAGAGGGCAAAGCAGTGAAGCCTGGGCCAGCAGACTACAGTGTAGGCCGG GTGACGCTGATCAAGCCCCAGGCACCTGCCTCCACTTTTGGGATCCGGCATTCCCTCTACACAACACCTCTCATCGTGGAATAA